A single window of Streptomyces cathayae DNA harbors:
- a CDS encoding VOC family protein gives MSVDGRSHIRIARPSRDLAAAERFWCGGLGLSVVWRTEGGAPPGGHDLLMLGWPDADWHLELVHEPGRPVEPRPTEEDLLVVYLDGPVPDDLVGRLEQHGGTAVPSPNPYWNEWGVTLEDPDGYRLVLCRRGWSNR, from the coding sequence ATGTCCGTCGACGGCCGCAGTCACATCCGTATCGCCCGCCCGTCCCGGGACCTCGCCGCGGCCGAGCGGTTCTGGTGCGGCGGGCTCGGACTGAGCGTGGTGTGGCGGACCGAGGGCGGCGCCCCGCCCGGCGGGCACGACCTGCTGATGCTGGGGTGGCCGGATGCCGACTGGCACCTCGAGCTCGTGCACGAACCCGGGCGGCCCGTCGAGCCCCGGCCCACCGAGGAGGACCTGCTGGTGGTCTACCTCGACGGCCCGGTCCCGGACGACCTGGTCGGCCGGCTCGAACAGCACGGCGGTACGGCGGTGCCGTCCCCCAATCCGTACTGGAACGAGTGGGGCGTCACCCTCGAGGACCCCGACGGCTACCGGCTGGTGCTGTGCCGGCGCGGGTGGTCCAACCGATAG
- a CDS encoding PPOX class F420-dependent oxidoreductase: MTQDTLPALLALIGDHNGGVLVTLKRDGRPQLSNVNHAYYPDERLIRVSLTDGRAKTRNLRRDPRASYHVTTPDRWAYTVAEGTAELSPVAADPHDETVQELIRLYRDVNGEHPDWDDYRAAMVRDHRLVLRLRVERAYGIPRRGES, from the coding sequence ATGACACAGGACACACTGCCCGCACTGCTCGCACTGATCGGTGACCACAACGGTGGCGTGCTCGTCACGCTGAAACGGGACGGCCGTCCCCAGCTGTCGAACGTCAACCACGCCTACTACCCCGACGAGCGGTTGATCCGTGTCTCGCTCACGGACGGCCGGGCCAAGACCCGCAACCTGCGGCGGGACCCCCGGGCGTCCTACCACGTGACCACCCCCGACCGGTGGGCGTACACGGTCGCCGAGGGCACCGCCGAACTGTCCCCCGTCGCCGCCGACCCGCACGACGAGACGGTGCAGGAACTGATCCGGCTCTACCGCGACGTCAACGGCGAACACCCCGACTGGGACGACTACCGCGCCGCCATGGTCCGCGACCACCGCCTCGTCCTGCGCCTGCGGGTGGAACGGGCGTACGGGATCCCCCGGCGCGGCGAGTCGTAG
- a CDS encoding serine hydrolase domain-containing protein encodes MGLLRQEADPAECGLDAQALDRLDRHFAHEVDAGRLPGFLVAVARGGRVAHLTAYGRRDVAAGLPVESDTLWRIYSMTKPVTAVAALLLVEEGRLSLDDPVGRHLPAFAAPRVYESGSGAGMRTRPAAGPLLVRHLMTHTAGLTFAFYHAHPVDALYREAGLDSSVAPGADLARTVDVYAGLPLQFDPGTQWNYSVASNVLGRIVEVVSGQPLDVFFAERIFGPLGMADAGFQVGDEQAGRLAELYGETDTGGIEPVEGLPLRGRPRFLSGSGGLAASAHDMHRFMELLRRRGELDGVRLLAPDTVDLMTRNHLPDGADLRAFGSRPAHDEPGNEGVGFGLGVSVVVDPSRTRAPSGLGTYGWTGVATTAFWVDPGRDLTVQFYTQVRPRSSHSVFPDLRRLVHEAVTG; translated from the coding sequence ATGGGACTGCTGCGGCAAGAGGCCGACCCGGCGGAGTGCGGACTGGACGCGCAGGCGCTGGACCGGCTGGACCGGCACTTCGCGCACGAGGTCGACGCGGGGCGGCTGCCCGGCTTCCTCGTCGCCGTCGCACGGGGCGGGCGGGTCGCGCACCTGACGGCGTACGGGCGGCGGGACGTCGCGGCCGGGCTGCCGGTGGAGAGCGACACGCTGTGGCGGATCTACTCCATGACCAAGCCGGTGACCGCCGTCGCCGCGCTGCTCCTCGTGGAGGAGGGCCGGCTGTCGCTGGACGATCCGGTCGGCCGTCACCTGCCGGCGTTCGCCGCGCCGCGGGTGTACGAGAGCGGCTCCGGTGCCGGGATGCGCACGCGTCCCGCGGCCGGCCCCCTGCTCGTACGGCATCTGATGACCCACACCGCCGGGCTGACGTTCGCCTTCTACCACGCCCATCCGGTGGACGCGCTGTACCGCGAGGCCGGGCTGGACTCGTCGGTGGCGCCGGGTGCGGACCTCGCCCGGACGGTCGACGTGTACGCCGGTCTGCCGCTGCAGTTCGATCCGGGGACGCAGTGGAACTACTCGGTCGCCTCCAACGTGCTGGGGCGGATCGTCGAGGTGGTGTCCGGGCAGCCGCTCGACGTCTTCTTCGCCGAGCGGATCTTCGGCCCGCTGGGAATGGCGGACGCCGGTTTCCAGGTCGGTGACGAACAGGCGGGGCGGCTCGCGGAGTTGTACGGCGAGACGGACACCGGCGGCATCGAGCCCGTCGAGGGGCTGCCGCTGCGGGGCCGTCCCCGGTTCCTGTCCGGCAGCGGAGGGCTGGCGGCCTCCGCCCACGACATGCACCGCTTCATGGAACTGCTGCGCCGGCGGGGCGAACTGGACGGTGTCCGGCTGCTCGCCCCGGACACGGTGGACCTGATGACCCGCAACCACCTTCCCGACGGCGCCGATCTGCGCGCCTTCGGCAGCCGACCGGCCCACGACGAGCCCGGCAACGAGGGTGTCGGCTTCGGCCTCGGGGTCTCCGTCGTCGTCGACCCGTCCCGTACGCGGGCCCCGTCCGGCCTCGGCACGTACGGCTGGACCGGGGTCGCCACCACCGCGTTCTGGGTCGACCCGGGCCGCGACCTGACCGTGCAGTTCTACACGCAGGTGCGGCCCCGGTCCTCCCACTCGGTCTTCCCGGACCTCAGGCGGCTGGTGCACGAGGCCGTGACCGGCTGA
- the ribA gene encoding GTP cyclohydrolase II has translation MTENIGVLAKKSPQQTGVERVVNAPLPTVYGKFQAVGYLDHDRGDEQVALVHGDIGTDRVLTRLHSECLTGDAFGSQHCECGDQLAAALRAVAAEGAGVVLYLRGHEGRGIGLLAKLRAMALQAEGLDTVEANLALGLPVDARDYGVAAGMLQDLGVRSVRLMSNNPRKHKALVRHGVQVAEQVPLLIPPCESNITYLRTKRERLDHDLPHLDAVAHWS, from the coding sequence ATGACAGAAAACATAGGCGTACTCGCCAAGAAGTCACCCCAGCAGACCGGTGTGGAACGTGTCGTGAATGCGCCGTTGCCCACCGTGTACGGAAAGTTCCAGGCGGTCGGCTACCTCGACCACGACCGCGGTGACGAGCAAGTCGCCCTGGTCCACGGCGACATCGGCACGGACCGGGTCCTCACCCGGCTGCACTCGGAGTGCCTGACCGGCGACGCGTTCGGCTCCCAGCACTGCGAGTGCGGCGACCAGCTCGCCGCCGCACTGCGTGCGGTGGCCGCCGAAGGGGCCGGTGTCGTCCTCTACTTGAGAGGGCACGAGGGCCGCGGCATCGGCCTGCTGGCGAAGCTGCGCGCGATGGCCCTGCAGGCGGAGGGCCTGGACACCGTCGAGGCGAACCTCGCCCTCGGCCTGCCGGTGGACGCCCGCGACTACGGTGTCGCCGCCGGCATGCTCCAGGACCTGGGCGTACGGTCGGTGCGGCTGATGTCCAACAACCCCCGCAAGCACAAGGCGTTGGTACGGCACGGTGTCCAGGTCGCCGAGCAGGTGCCGCTGTTGATACCGCCGTGCGAGAGCAACATCACCTACCTGCGGACCAAGCGGGAACGCCTCGACCACGACCTGCCCCACCTGGACGCGGTGGCGCACTGGTCCTGA
- a CDS encoding creatininase family protein → MSGSQKRSAAYGPVHGLLPADTTEDVRNRGAGVSRQIAVLPVGSFEQHGPFLPLVTDTLMACAIAGEIADAYPVHLLPPVTISCSHEHAAWPGTVSISSVTLHAVVRDIADSLRRSGVDTLVLVNGHGGNYVLGNVVQESSARGEHMALFPAPEDWETARRHAGVVTSLLTDMHAGEIETSVLLHTHPELLRTGYQTSDHVADDRRRLLTLGMAAYTDSGVIGRPSLGSAEKGRELLASLVDSFGAYFSMLTSESTATEAADATAAAGALGDGADGA, encoded by the coding sequence ATGAGTGGTTCACAAAAGCGGTCGGCGGCATACGGCCCGGTCCACGGTCTGTTGCCGGCGGATACTACAGAAGATGTACGGAATCGGGGGGCCGGCGTCTCACGGCAGATCGCGGTCCTTCCCGTCGGGAGTTTCGAGCAGCACGGCCCGTTCCTGCCGCTGGTGACCGACACCCTGATGGCGTGTGCCATCGCCGGGGAGATCGCCGACGCGTACCCGGTGCATCTCCTCCCTCCGGTGACGATCTCGTGCTCGCACGAGCACGCGGCCTGGCCGGGAACCGTCTCCATCTCCTCCGTGACCCTCCACGCGGTGGTGCGGGACATCGCCGACTCGCTGCGCCGGTCCGGTGTGGACACCCTGGTGCTGGTCAACGGGCACGGCGGGAACTACGTACTCGGCAACGTCGTTCAGGAATCCTCCGCCCGCGGCGAGCACATGGCGCTGTTCCCGGCGCCGGAGGACTGGGAGACCGCGCGCCGGCACGCCGGCGTGGTCACCTCGCTGCTCACCGACATGCACGCGGGGGAAATCGAGACCTCCGTCCTTCTGCACACTCATCCCGAATTGCTCCGTACCGGTTACCAGACCTCCGATCACGTCGCCGACGACCGGCGCCGGTTGCTCACTCTGGGAATGGCCGCCTATACCGATTCCGGTGTCATCGGACGCCCTTCACTGGGCTCCGCGGAAAAGGGCAGAGAGCTTCTGGCGAGCCTCGTGGATTCCTTCGGCGCGTATTTCTCGATGCTCACCTCCGAAAGCACCGCAACGGAGGCGGCGGACGCCACCGCTGCGGCCGGCGCGCTGGGCGACGGCGCCGACGGCGCGTAG
- a CDS encoding class I SAM-dependent methyltransferase has protein sequence MTSPSTTQTAQPAQAVQAAPAGPGGPAARQSVIPGAGPALRPGERDTLRLREAATAATEEPPRYAPEWLQLREPADASARAHDLLDPLRIRLANLPQRAGGFVVHDIGCGTGSMGRWLAPRLDGAQHWILHDRDPYLLHFAAVASPRSAADGSRVSVETRRGDVARLTPEALAGASLVTASALLDVLTREDVDALAAACAGAGCPALLTLSVAGRVELTAPHPLDQEIAEAFNAHQRRDGLLGPDAATVAAEAFAAHGATVRLDPSPWRLGPEQAELTAQWLRGWVGAAVEERPELAEPAGRYLTERLEACAAGELRVVVHHHDLLALCRPSGAAA, from the coding sequence ATGACCAGCCCGTCAACCACGCAGACGGCGCAGCCGGCCCAGGCGGTCCAAGCGGCACCGGCCGGACCGGGCGGCCCCGCCGCCCGGCAGTCCGTCATCCCCGGGGCCGGCCCCGCGCTCCGTCCCGGGGAACGGGACACCCTCCGGCTGCGGGAGGCCGCCACCGCCGCCACCGAGGAACCTCCCCGGTACGCGCCCGAGTGGCTCCAACTGCGTGAGCCCGCCGACGCCTCCGCACGCGCCCACGACCTGCTCGACCCGCTGCGCATCCGGCTCGCCAACCTGCCGCAGCGGGCCGGCGGTTTCGTCGTCCACGACATCGGCTGCGGCACCGGCTCCATGGGCCGCTGGCTCGCGCCCCGGCTGGACGGCGCCCAGCACTGGATCCTGCACGACCGGGACCCCTACCTCCTGCACTTCGCCGCCGTCGCCTCCCCGCGGTCCGCCGCCGACGGCAGCCGCGTCAGCGTGGAGACCCGGCGCGGCGACGTCGCCCGGCTCACCCCGGAGGCCCTGGCCGGCGCCTCCCTGGTGACCGCGTCCGCACTGCTCGACGTCCTCACCCGCGAGGACGTCGACGCCCTCGCCGCCGCCTGCGCCGGAGCCGGCTGCCCGGCGCTGCTCACGCTCTCGGTGGCCGGACGCGTCGAACTGACCGCGCCGCACCCGCTGGACCAGGAGATCGCCGAGGCGTTCAACGCCCACCAGCGCCGGGACGGACTGCTCGGCCCGGACGCGGCCACCGTCGCCGCGGAGGCCTTCGCCGCACACGGCGCGACCGTACGGCTCGACCCGAGCCCCTGGCGGCTCGGCCCCGAGCAGGCCGAACTGACCGCGCAGTGGCTGCGGGGCTGGGTCGGCGCGGCGGTCGAGGAACGCCCCGAACTGGCGGAGCCCGCGGGCCGTTACCTGACCGAGCGCCTGGAGGCCTGCGCGGCGGGCGAACTGCGGGTCGTCGTCCACCACCACGACCTGCTCGCCCTGTGCCGGCCGTCGGGCGCCGCGGCGTGA
- a CDS encoding glycosyltransferase family 4 protein → MTDTATVTVTDPATRRARLDYVPQQASFPGNGGIIPMSLRSVHFLMPGGVDDPAAPSGGNAYDRRVCLDLPGFGWQVQRHAVAGDWPRPDAAARTALARTLRELPDDTVVLLDGLVACGVPEIIVPEAERLRMAVLVHLPLGDETGLDPAVAADLDARERTVLRAVPAVIATSDWAVRRLVSHHGLAPDRVHVAAPGADIAPLASGTDGVSRLLCVAALTPRKGQHRLVEALAAVSDLPWSCALVGGLGHDPEYVAHLRSLIGRYGLQDRLELAGAKSGAELDASYATADLMVLTSYAETYGMAVTEALARGIPVLATDVGGLPEAVGRAPDGGVPGILVPPENPAAIAVELRGWFGEADVRRRLKAAARGRRAALGGWASTAQSLAAVLRRLPTDSRRAA, encoded by the coding sequence GTGACCGACACCGCCACTGTCACCGTGACCGACCCGGCCACCCGGCGGGCCCGCCTGGACTACGTCCCCCAGCAGGCCTCCTTCCCGGGGAACGGAGGGATCATCCCCATGTCCCTGCGCTCCGTGCACTTCCTGATGCCGGGCGGCGTCGACGACCCGGCCGCACCGAGCGGCGGCAACGCCTACGACCGGCGCGTCTGCCTGGACCTGCCCGGCTTCGGCTGGCAGGTGCAGCGGCACGCCGTCGCCGGTGACTGGCCCCGCCCGGACGCCGCCGCCCGCACCGCGCTCGCCCGCACGCTGCGCGAACTGCCCGACGACACCGTCGTCCTGCTGGACGGACTGGTCGCCTGCGGGGTCCCCGAGATCATCGTCCCGGAGGCGGAACGGCTGCGGATGGCCGTCCTCGTGCACCTCCCGCTCGGCGACGAGACCGGGCTCGACCCGGCGGTCGCCGCCGACCTGGACGCCCGCGAGCGTACGGTGCTGCGCGCGGTGCCGGCCGTCATCGCCACCAGCGACTGGGCGGTACGCCGCCTCGTCTCCCACCACGGGCTCGCACCCGACCGCGTCCACGTCGCCGCTCCCGGCGCCGACATCGCACCCCTGGCCTCCGGCACCGACGGCGTCTCCCGGCTGCTGTGCGTCGCCGCCCTCACCCCGCGCAAGGGCCAGCACCGGCTGGTCGAGGCGCTGGCGGCGGTGTCCGACCTGCCGTGGAGCTGCGCGCTGGTCGGCGGGCTCGGCCACGACCCCGAGTACGTCGCCCATCTGCGGTCCCTGATCGGCCGGTACGGCCTCCAGGACCGGCTGGAGCTGGCGGGAGCGAAATCCGGCGCCGAACTCGACGCCAGTTACGCCACCGCCGACCTGATGGTCCTCACCTCGTACGCCGAGACGTACGGCATGGCCGTCACCGAGGCGCTGGCGCGCGGCATCCCGGTGCTGGCCACCGATGTCGGCGGCCTGCCCGAGGCGGTCGGCCGCGCCCCCGACGGCGGGGTGCCCGGCATCCTCGTACCGCCGGAGAACCCCGCCGCCATCGCCGTCGAACTCCGCGGCTGGTTCGGCGAGGCGGACGTCCGCCGCCGGCTGAAGGCGGCCGCCCGCGGCCGGCGTGCCGCCCTCGGCGGCTGGGCGAGCACCGCACAGAGCCTGGCGGCGGTACTGCGCCGGCTTCCGACCGACTCCCGGAGGGCCGCATGA
- a CDS encoding 6-pyruvoyl trahydropterin synthase family protein, giving the protein MFSITVRDHIMIAHSFHGEVFGPAQRLHGATFLVDATFRREQLDEDNLVVDIGLATQELGAVVGELNYRNLDNEPDFAGTNTSTEFLAKVVADRLAERIHKGALGENAKGIKGLTVTLHESHIAWASYEREL; this is encoded by the coding sequence TTGTTCAGCATCACCGTCCGCGATCACATCATGATCGCCCACAGCTTCCATGGCGAGGTCTTCGGACCGGCCCAGCGCCTGCACGGGGCCACGTTCCTCGTGGACGCCACGTTCCGGCGCGAACAGTTGGACGAGGACAACCTCGTCGTCGACATCGGCCTCGCGACGCAGGAACTCGGTGCCGTCGTCGGCGAGCTGAACTACCGCAACCTCGACAACGAACCCGACTTCGCGGGGACCAACACCTCCACGGAGTTCCTGGCCAAGGTCGTCGCCGACCGGCTGGCCGAGCGCATCCACAAGGGCGCGCTGGGCGAGAACGCCAAGGGCATCAAGGGGCTCACGGTCACCCTGCACGAGTCGCACATCGCCTGGGCGAGTTACGAGCGTGAGCTGTGA
- a CDS encoding zinc-dependent alcohol dehydrogenase → MNHTARAFWLASPGRGEIRETALPTPGEDEVLVRSLYSGVSRGTETLVFRGGVPESQHTAMRAPFQEGDFPGPVKYGYLNVGVVEEGPAALVGRTVFCLYPHQTRYVVPASAVTPVPDQVPAGRAVLAGTVETAVNALWDAAPLIGDRIAVVGGGMVGSSVAALLARFPGVRVQLVDADPARAETAEALGVGFARPEDALGDCDLVVHASATEQGLTRALELLGAEGTVIELSWYGDRKVSLPLGEAFHSRRLTVRSSQVGTVSPARPGRSYADRLALALDLLADPALDALITGESAFEELPGVMPRLASGEIPALCHLVRYDHVTP, encoded by the coding sequence ATGAACCACACCGCGCGTGCCTTCTGGCTCGCCTCGCCCGGCCGAGGTGAGATCCGCGAGACCGCCCTGCCCACTCCCGGCGAGGACGAGGTACTGGTGCGCTCGCTGTACTCCGGGGTGAGCCGCGGCACGGAGACCCTCGTCTTCCGCGGCGGGGTGCCCGAGAGCCAGCACACGGCGATGCGCGCGCCGTTCCAGGAGGGCGACTTCCCGGGGCCGGTGAAGTACGGCTACCTCAACGTGGGCGTGGTGGAGGAGGGGCCGGCGGCACTCGTCGGGCGCACGGTCTTCTGCCTCTACCCGCACCAGACCCGCTACGTCGTCCCGGCGAGCGCCGTGACCCCCGTGCCCGACCAGGTGCCCGCCGGCCGGGCCGTGCTGGCCGGCACCGTGGAGACCGCCGTCAACGCCCTGTGGGACGCGGCGCCGCTGATCGGCGACCGGATCGCCGTCGTCGGCGGCGGCATGGTCGGCAGCTCGGTGGCCGCGCTGCTGGCCCGTTTCCCCGGCGTGCGCGTCCAGCTCGTCGACGCCGACCCCGCGCGCGCCGAGACCGCCGAGGCCCTCGGCGTCGGCTTCGCACGGCCCGAGGACGCCCTGGGCGACTGCGACCTGGTGGTGCACGCCAGCGCCACCGAGCAGGGGCTCACCCGGGCACTCGAACTGCTCGGCGCCGAGGGCACGGTGATCGAACTGAGCTGGTACGGCGACCGGAAGGTGAGCCTCCCGCTGGGCGAGGCCTTCCACTCCCGGCGGCTCACCGTCCGCAGCAGCCAGGTCGGCACGGTCTCCCCGGCCCGCCCCGGCCGCAGCTACGCCGACCGGCTCGCCCTCGCCCTCGACCTGCTGGCCGACCCCGCGCTCGACGCGCTGATCACCGGCGAGTCCGCGTTCGAGGAGCTGCCCGGCGTCATGCCCCGCCTCGCCTCCGGCGAGATCCCGGCCCTGTGCCACCTCGTCCGCTACGACCACGTCACGCCCTGA
- a CDS encoding CDP-alcohol phosphatidyltransferase family protein, with protein sequence MALNNSYDARLLQQETAVGAGLQVLLLALLGTAIGMGPAGWLTGLAFAIATWAVLSRALHRSRPRSFGPANRVTLGRAILVGGVTALVADSFQDTPPVSLFVGLTAVALVLDGVDGKVARRTGTSTALGARFDMEVDAFLILVLSVYVSMAMGPWVLLIGVMRYVFVAAARVWPWLNAALPPSTARKTVAALQGVLLLVAAADLLPHLVNVGVVALALGLLLWSFGRDVLWLWRTSRLRPAARAEQPVRELVAG encoded by the coding sequence GTGGCCCTGAACAACAGTTACGACGCGAGGCTCCTGCAGCAGGAGACCGCCGTGGGGGCGGGCCTGCAGGTCCTGCTGCTGGCGCTTCTCGGTACGGCGATCGGCATGGGCCCGGCGGGCTGGCTGACCGGCCTCGCGTTCGCGATCGCCACCTGGGCGGTGCTCTCCCGGGCCCTGCACCGGTCCCGGCCGCGCTCGTTCGGCCCGGCCAACCGGGTGACGCTCGGCCGGGCGATCCTGGTGGGCGGGGTGACCGCGCTGGTCGCCGACTCCTTCCAGGACACTCCGCCCGTCTCCCTCTTCGTCGGCCTGACCGCCGTGGCCCTCGTCCTCGACGGGGTGGACGGCAAGGTGGCCCGCAGGACCGGCACGTCGACCGCGCTGGGCGCCCGTTTCGACATGGAGGTCGACGCGTTCCTCATCCTGGTGCTGAGCGTGTACGTGTCGATGGCGATGGGCCCCTGGGTGCTGCTGATCGGCGTCATGCGGTATGTCTTCGTCGCCGCGGCCCGGGTGTGGCCGTGGCTGAACGCCGCCCTCCCGCCGAGCACGGCCCGCAAGACGGTGGCCGCGCTGCAGGGTGTCCTCCTGCTGGTGGCGGCCGCGGACCTGCTGCCGCACCTGGTCAACGTCGGGGTGGTGGCGCTGGCCCTGGGCCTGCTGCTGTGGTCGTTCGGCCGCGACGTCCTGTGGCTGTGGCGTACCTCGCGGCTGCGGCCCGCCGCCCGCGCCGAACAGCCGGTACGCGAACTCGTCGCGGGGTGA